The Dethiosulfovibrio peptidovorans genome has a segment encoding these proteins:
- a CDS encoding ABC transporter permease: MASRLTTFRIAKKNIRRKPQRSFCLVLMIMLFAFSLFAGAVLSISLSNGVSSMSDRLGADIIVVPEGYDPHIDSILLSGKPSTFYLPADVLDRIREIGVEGIDKMTPQTFLATLNASCCSYPVQLVGIDYDTDFLIKPWLDKTIHRKLKRGEVILGYHVAGALGDDIMFFKNHHDVAGRLEQTGMGFDATVFMTRETIADLAVAAERIIQHPLAEDGSLISTVMIKLAPGYNSVKVAKEINKKLNDQGIYALFSKKFVNEISSNLTVVSGLIKIIIVIVWILAVVVIALLFAMTLGERKKEMGILRVMGATKGKLVRLALAEVLLISLYGSVLGVLLAGATVAVTGPMVVALLSIPFLLPSIVDLLALGGISVLVAVITSILSAAGSAIKAGYADIYDNVRG; the protein is encoded by the coding sequence ATGGCCTCAAGGTTGACCACCTTCAGGATCGCCAAAAAAAACATTCGAAGAAAACCACAGAGGAGCTTTTGTCTTGTCCTCATGATCATGCTCTTTGCTTTTTCCCTGTTTGCCGGTGCCGTTCTCTCCATCAGCCTGTCCAACGGTGTTTCCAGTATGTCGGACCGTCTGGGGGCTGATATCATCGTCGTTCCGGAAGGGTATGATCCTCACATCGACAGCATTCTTCTCTCGGGAAAGCCGTCAACTTTCTATCTTCCCGCAGATGTATTGGATCGGATTCGAGAAATCGGCGTTGAGGGCATCGACAAGATGACCCCTCAAACTTTCCTCGCCACGTTGAACGCCTCGTGTTGCTCCTATCCGGTTCAGCTCGTCGGCATCGACTACGATACGGATTTTCTTATCAAACCGTGGTTGGATAAAACGATACACAGAAAGTTGAAGCGTGGCGAGGTCATCCTGGGATATCATGTAGCGGGAGCTTTGGGTGACGACATCATGTTCTTCAAAAACCACCATGACGTGGCTGGGCGACTGGAACAGACGGGGATGGGTTTTGACGCCACTGTCTTTATGACCCGTGAGACCATTGCGGATCTGGCCGTTGCTGCCGAGCGCATCATCCAACATCCTCTCGCTGAGGACGGAAGCCTTATATCCACCGTTATGATCAAGCTTGCTCCGGGGTACAACTCGGTCAAGGTTGCGAAGGAGATCAACAAAAAATTGAACGATCAGGGGATTTATGCTCTGTTCAGTAAAAAATTTGTCAACGAAATATCGTCAAATCTGACGGTAGTCTCTGGGCTGATCAAAATTATCATCGTCATCGTCTGGATTTTGGCTGTTGTAGTTATTGCACTGCTCTTTGCAATGACCTTGGGTGAACGGAAAAAAGAAATGGGTATCCTACGAGTCATGGGAGCTACTAAAGGCAAGCTTGTTCGCCTCGCTTTGGCCGAGGTCCTCCTGATCAGTCTTTACGGATCGGTGCTAGGCGTCCTCTTGGCGGGAGCCACCGTTGCTGTCACCGGCCCCATGGTGGTGGCCCTGTTAAGCATACCCTTTTTGCTCCCGAGCATTGTCGATCTTCTTGCGCTGGGAGGAATCAGTGTGCTCGTTGCTGTAATCACGAGCATTCTCTCGGCAGCTGGTTCGGCAATTAAGGCTGGTTATGCCGATATCTATGATAACGTGAGGGGCTAA
- a CDS encoding FMN-binding protein, with protein MKNRLGIALVALVAVAVVGIVVFRKASTPQSRKDGVYQGEFHNEEKGSSTRVTLKMRGGKIVDCQMTALDAEGHVKDENYGKNSGAENYRRAQLAVEGMQQYPEMLLKMQDVDTMDAVSGATVTFKEFQAAVRRALKEAK; from the coding sequence GTGAAAAATCGTTTGGGAATAGCTCTTGTGGCTTTGGTTGCTGTCGCTGTTGTTGGGATTGTCGTGTTTCGCAAAGCATCCACTCCTCAGTCCCGAAAGGATGGCGTGTATCAAGGAGAATTCCATAACGAGGAGAAGGGGAGCAGCACCAGGGTGACTCTCAAGATGAGAGGTGGAAAGATCGTTGATTGTCAGATGACAGCTCTTGATGCCGAAGGGCATGTCAAGGACGAGAACTACGGAAAAAACAGTGGCGCGGAAAACTATCGACGAGCTCAACTTGCTGTAGAGGGTATGCAACAATATCCAGAGATGCTTTTAAAGATGCAGGATGTTGATACGATGGACGCCGTCTCTGGAGCCACCGTGACGTTCAAGGAATTCCAGGCGGCAGTGCGTAGAGCCCTTAAGGAGGCTAAGTAA
- a CDS encoding ApbE family lipoprotein has product MGFIRRFLLGCFVLILLSLLFRLFGPLSPRRSETKSTFFAMDTVMTIQAYGVPEAVINRCVEVITDLDWRWSVTNPAGEITALNRDGKGAVSGDTAEVIRLGCEYGELTDGALDISIYPVVRLWGFTSDDQTVPDEMLLCSSLEKVSYKNIQCDGERVLLSKDMALDLGGIAKGYAGDLLIQLLRSNGATSALLNLGGNVQCLGRKPDGGPWRVAVQNPFGDGYVGVVAAADEAVVTSGGYRRYFVDSQGHRRWHILDSATGMPAESGLTSVTVVGKGGAHCDALSTAFFVMGLDRTVTYWRKHGGIDVILVTQEGNLYVTASLASRFTPSRTYARRYHVLDEAGGVSVDKIR; this is encoded by the coding sequence GTGGGGTTCATACGGCGTTTCCTGCTGGGGTGTTTTGTTCTGATTCTGCTCTCGCTGCTTTTTCGTTTGTTTGGTCCTCTCTCTCCTCGGAGAAGCGAAACAAAGAGCACGTTCTTTGCTATGGATACCGTCATGACAATACAGGCCTATGGAGTGCCCGAAGCCGTGATAAATAGATGTGTCGAAGTCATCACCGATCTGGATTGGCGGTGGTCTGTCACGAATCCGGCCGGAGAGATCACGGCATTGAACCGAGATGGAAAAGGCGCTGTCTCAGGCGATACGGCTGAAGTCATACGTCTGGGATGTGAATATGGAGAACTCACCGACGGTGCTTTAGATATATCCATATACCCCGTCGTTCGGTTGTGGGGCTTTACCTCCGACGATCAAACGGTTCCCGATGAGATGCTTCTTTGTTCATCACTCGAAAAGGTCTCTTACAAAAACATCCAATGTGACGGGGAACGTGTCCTTTTATCCAAGGACATGGCCTTGGATCTTGGTGGAATCGCCAAAGGATACGCCGGCGATCTTTTGATACAGCTTCTGAGGAGCAACGGGGCTACGTCCGCTCTGCTCAACCTGGGAGGAAATGTCCAGTGCCTGGGACGAAAGCCCGACGGTGGCCCTTGGAGGGTAGCTGTTCAGAACCCCTTCGGGGACGGGTACGTTGGAGTTGTGGCGGCGGCGGATGAGGCTGTCGTAACCTCTGGGGGGTACAGGAGATACTTTGTTGATTCTCAGGGGCATCGGCGGTGGCATATACTTGATTCCGCCACGGGAATGCCAGCCGAAAGCGGCTTAACCTCCGTCACAGTCGTTGGGAAAGGGGGCGCTCACTGCGATGCTCTCTCCACGGCGTTTTTTGTCATGGGGCTTGATAGGACGGTCACCTATTGGCGAAAACACGGTGGGATTGACGTGATACTCGTTACCCAGGAAGGCAACCTGTACGTCACAGCCAGTCTGGCCTCCAGATTCACCCCTTCGAGAACATATGCAAGGCGGTATCACGTCCTCGACGAAGCCGGTGGGGTATCCGTGGATAAGATCCGATGA
- the rpsB gene encoding 30S ribosomal protein S2, with product MSVVSMKQLLECGVHFGHQTRRWNPKMKPFIFTERNGVYIIDLQKTVKGLEKAYSFLREVSKEGGSVLFVGTKHQAQDTIREEAIRCGQHYINQRWLGGLLTNFQTIRKRVLRMQELERMESDGSWDKLIKKEVVLLKKQKAKLEKYLLGIKNMKALPDALFIIDPRREEIAVKEAKKIGIPVISIVDTNCDPEMIDFPIPGNDDAIRAIRLITSLMANAVIEGRQGVDAESDGDDDGNEDGHNIIEVKEKLIEAYGEETAEGQE from the coding sequence ATGTCCGTTGTCAGCATGAAACAGCTTCTGGAGTGCGGCGTTCATTTTGGTCATCAGACTCGTCGCTGGAACCCCAAGATGAAACCCTTCATCTTCACGGAGAGAAACGGGGTCTATATCATTGATCTCCAAAAAACCGTGAAAGGGCTCGAAAAGGCCTATTCCTTTCTGAGAGAGGTTTCCAAAGAGGGTGGGAGTGTCCTCTTTGTCGGGACTAAGCACCAGGCTCAGGATACCATCAGAGAAGAGGCGATTCGGTGCGGTCAGCATTACATCAACCAGAGGTGGCTTGGTGGATTGCTCACCAACTTCCAGACGATCAGGAAGAGAGTTCTCCGCATGCAGGAACTGGAACGGATGGAATCCGACGGATCATGGGATAAACTGATCAAGAAGGAGGTCGTCCTTCTCAAGAAGCAGAAGGCGAAGCTGGAGAAGTACCTTCTGGGTATCAAGAACATGAAGGCTCTGCCCGATGCCTTGTTCATCATCGACCCTCGTCGAGAGGAGATCGCTGTCAAAGAAGCCAAGAAGATCGGTATTCCGGTAATATCGATCGTGGATACCAACTGCGATCCTGAGATGATCGATTTCCCTATCCCCGGCAACGATGATGCCATTCGAGCCATCAGACTCATTACCAGCCTCATGGCCAACGCGGTTATTGAGGGACGTCAGGGAGTTGATGCTGAATCCGATGGGGATGACGATGGTAACGAAGACGGACATAATATCATTGAAGTCAAGGAAAAACTGATCGAGGCCTACGGCGAAGAGACCGCCGAGGGGCAAGAGTAA
- a CDS encoding heptaprenyl diphosphate synthase: MTRISLLTVLALLLFIVELQFPVVVPVPGVKLGLANVVTVFAVFVLGFGDAFAVVVLRVLLGGFLSGQVMAVVFSMAGGLVSLGVLLCFRPLLSNHRIWIASALSAVAHNVGQLGVAVIITRTPGLLAYLPVLVISGILAGACTGLLAQIVVRRLT, translated from the coding sequence CTGACCAGGATCTCTCTCCTTACTGTCCTAGCTTTGCTCCTGTTTATCGTGGAGCTTCAGTTTCCTGTGGTGGTGCCGGTTCCCGGAGTTAAACTGGGGCTTGCGAACGTGGTGACTGTCTTTGCTGTCTTTGTTCTGGGTTTCGGAGATGCGTTTGCCGTGGTCGTTCTTCGAGTCCTTCTGGGAGGCTTTCTGTCGGGACAGGTTATGGCCGTGGTTTTCTCTATGGCTGGCGGACTTGTGAGCTTGGGAGTCCTGCTGTGTTTTCGACCCCTTCTGAGTAATCATAGGATCTGGATTGCAAGTGCCTTGTCTGCCGTGGCTCACAATGTAGGACAGCTGGGTGTTGCCGTGATCATCACCCGAACCCCAGGCCTCTTGGCCTATCTGCCTGTCCTCGTCATCTCCGGAATTCTTGCCGGAGCCTGTACGGGGTTGCTGGCCCAGATTGTCGTTCGCCGATTGACATAA
- a CDS encoding ABC transporter permease encodes MGNRVGSRKKMYLKMVLSSLIRRSSRLMVAILAIAIGATILSGLVTIYYDIPRQLGREFRSYGANLILLPEGDRKISRADIEKVKKIIGEGQIVGMAPYRYQTVKINEQPYIMAGTDLAQAKENSPFWFVEGEWGTKATPDQVMVGREIARTLNLTLGDPFVVKGVKYGEQAVASKQTFSAEENIQKDIGAQYFSKKLFVKGIVTTGGAEEGFIFVDIGMLDTLVGDSFKSDVVECSVVADAAKLKSITKQVAAELPGIQPRAVRRLTQSQDIVLGKLQALVYLVTIVVLIITMVSVSTTMMAMVAERKKEIGLKKALGADNCLIIREFLGEGVFLGCIGGLIGVALGFEFAQRVSLSVFGRAINFQWSLVPITITVFIVITIVASILPVRRVMDIHPAIVLRGE; translated from the coding sequence ATGGGAAATAGAGTCGGAAGCAGAAAAAAAATGTATCTGAAGATGGTGTTGAGCTCCCTGATCAGGCGGAGTTCCCGTCTCATGGTGGCTATCCTGGCCATCGCTATAGGGGCGACCATCCTTTCGGGGTTGGTGACCATCTATTACGACATTCCCAGACAGCTTGGACGGGAGTTTCGCTCCTATGGGGCAAATTTGATCCTTTTGCCCGAGGGAGACAGGAAAATATCCCGGGCTGACATTGAGAAGGTCAAGAAGATTATCGGTGAGGGGCAAATCGTCGGGATGGCTCCTTACCGGTATCAGACGGTCAAGATCAACGAACAGCCGTACATCATGGCCGGAACCGATCTCGCTCAGGCAAAAGAGAACAGTCCCTTCTGGTTTGTGGAAGGAGAATGGGGAACGAAGGCCACCCCTGATCAGGTTATGGTGGGCAGGGAGATCGCCCGAACGTTAAACCTCACCCTGGGAGATCCCTTCGTCGTCAAAGGCGTGAAATACGGAGAACAGGCGGTAGCCTCCAAGCAAACGTTCAGTGCTGAGGAAAATATACAGAAGGACATTGGAGCCCAGTATTTCAGCAAAAAGCTGTTTGTGAAGGGCATCGTCACCACGGGAGGAGCCGAGGAAGGGTTTATCTTTGTGGACATAGGCATGTTGGACACTCTCGTCGGCGACAGCTTTAAAAGTGACGTGGTTGAGTGCAGTGTGGTGGCCGATGCTGCCAAGCTCAAATCCATTACGAAACAGGTGGCAGCGGAGCTCCCTGGAATTCAGCCTCGGGCAGTCCGTCGTCTTACCCAGTCACAGGATATCGTTCTCGGCAAGCTGCAGGCTCTGGTCTATCTCGTCACCATCGTGGTGTTGATCATCACGATGGTTTCAGTGTCCACGACGATGATGGCGATGGTTGCCGAGCGGAAGAAGGAGATCGGTCTGAAAAAAGCTTTGGGGGCCGATAATTGCCTTATCATACGCGAATTTTTAGGAGAGGGCGTTTTTCTTGGCTGTATCGGAGGGCTTATCGGCGTCGCTTTGGGATTTGAGTTCGCCCAGAGGGTCAGTCTCAGCGTCTTCGGTCGGGCCATCAATTTTCAGTGGTCCCTTGTTCCTATAACTATTACGGTGTTCATCGTCATTACCATCGTAGCTTCCATTCTGCCCGTTCGCAGGGTGATGGACATCCATCCGGCCATAGTGCTGAGGGGTGAATAA
- a CDS encoding GTPase codes for MSRILELSKVSKIYGALHALSEIDLAVDAGNWLAIMGPSGSGKTTMINIIGCMDRPSVGSVILDGQDISRENAKNLTKIRRDKIGLIFQQFHLIGYLNALENVMVAQYYHSMPDAAEAMEALEKVGLKERARHLPRQLSGGEQQRVCIARALINSPDILLADEPTGNLDEENEGMVIDILKNLHKEGATIVVVTHDPAVGDVAERKIVLEYGKIVQDIDQTVEGRRKS; via the coding sequence TTGAGCAGGATATTGGAACTGTCGAAAGTATCGAAGATCTATGGTGCACTGCACGCATTGTCGGAAATCGACCTGGCCGTGGATGCTGGCAATTGGCTGGCGATAATGGGCCCCTCCGGGTCGGGCAAAACCACGATGATCAATATCATCGGCTGTATGGACCGTCCATCGGTAGGCAGTGTCATCCTGGATGGGCAGGACATCAGTCGGGAGAACGCCAAAAATTTGACGAAGATCCGTCGGGATAAAATTGGGCTTATCTTTCAGCAGTTTCATCTTATCGGCTATTTGAACGCTCTCGAGAATGTGATGGTTGCCCAGTACTATCACAGCATGCCAGACGCGGCGGAGGCGATGGAAGCTCTGGAAAAGGTCGGGCTGAAGGAGAGGGCCCGTCATCTTCCGAGGCAGCTTTCGGGAGGAGAGCAGCAACGAGTCTGTATCGCCAGAGCGCTGATCAACTCGCCGGATATTCTGTTGGCTGACGAGCCAACGGGGAACCTGGACGAGGAAAACGAGGGTATGGTCATCGATATCCTGAAAAATCTCCATAAAGAAGGGGCAACCATCGTCGTCGTGACCCACGATCCTGCAGTGGGTGACGTGGCAGAACGAAAGATTGTCCTGGAGTATGGAAAGATCGTTCAGGATATAGACCAAACTGTAGAAGGGCGGCGGAAGTCGTGA
- a CDS encoding ABC transporter ATP-binding protein: MDMILRLSDLCKKYARGGVTFQAVKDVNLEVEAGDYVNIVGRSGSGKSTLLNMAAGMLTPTSGDVELDGQSLKGKDDNQISFLRNDLIGFIPQGMATLPNLTVLENILLPFYLYPREGEGEEIAHFILKKLGIEPLINSYPQELSGGELRRVLIARSLINSPKILIADEPTSDLDVESTKRIMDVFSELNEDGVTLLLVSHDLDAVEYGKTVYTMVSGELVSGNLFQKNCRRDRSLRIEKQWF, from the coding sequence ATAGACATGATTCTACGGCTGAGTGATCTGTGTAAAAAATATGCCCGGGGAGGCGTCACCTTCCAGGCCGTGAAGGACGTGAACCTTGAGGTTGAAGCAGGAGATTACGTAAACATCGTTGGTCGATCAGGAAGCGGGAAATCTACCTTGCTGAACATGGCTGCTGGTATGCTCACCCCCACGTCAGGCGATGTTGAGCTTGACGGTCAGAGCCTCAAGGGAAAGGATGACAATCAAATCTCCTTTTTGAGGAACGACCTGATAGGGTTTATCCCCCAGGGAATGGCTACGCTTCCTAACCTTACTGTTCTAGAGAACATTCTTCTCCCGTTCTATCTGTACCCTCGGGAAGGAGAAGGAGAGGAGATTGCTCACTTCATTCTGAAAAAACTTGGAATTGAACCCTTGATCAACTCCTATCCTCAGGAGCTTTCTGGCGGGGAGCTGCGTCGGGTGCTTATCGCCCGATCCTTGATTAATTCTCCAAAGATCCTGATTGCTGATGAACCAACGTCGGATCTTGATGTGGAGTCCACCAAGCGAATCATGGATGTCTTTTCCGAATTGAACGAGGATGGCGTTACCCTTCTTTTGGTCTCCCACGACCTGGATGCCGTAGAATACGGAAAGACCGTGTATACTATGGTTTCGGGGGAGCTGGTGTCGGGTAACCTGTTTCAGAAAAACTGTCGTCGTGACAGATCGCTACGAATCGAAAAACAATGGTTTTAG